CCTTTAAAATGGAATTATACTAAAAATAAGTATAAGAAGCGTTTAGACTAAACTAAGAGTAGACTCTTAGTTAGATTTTGTTTTTTTTTCGTCTTTTTGATTAATTGATTGAAGATATATATATACATTGTTTATATCATTTTTATCCATAATACCAGCATATGGAATCATTTGAAATGCTGTTCCTCTATTGTAGCTACTTGTATTATAATCTCTAATTGTAGTCATAAAATCAAATAAAGATAGTTGATCTATAGCTCTTGATTGTCCTGGTTTTTCTTCACCATTTTTCCCATGGCAAAATTGACATTTTTTGATGTAAAAGTTTTTTCCAGAAATTGACATCTTAGCTCTTTTTTCCATAATTGCCATCTTATTAGATTCTATATCTTTTTGCTCTAATCTTTTTATGATTTGATTTTCTAAGGCTTGCATATCAATATTATCAACTGTTGGTACATCTTTTTTTAAGATATAGATATAATTATTCCCATCTATTTTTATATCACTTGTAATCCAACCATCTTTTTTCATATCATTTAGCGATTTTTTCCCTGCACACAATCCTCCATCTAATTTAGTAGATTCTATTGTAGAAAAATCGGAGTGATTTTGTTTATAGCACATAGTTGTTTGTGCAAAGCTTGATGAGATAAGAAAAGTTAAGATTGATAGCGGTTTTATTAAATTCATTTGTTCCCTTTAAAATAATTATGATATTTTAGCGAAATTTTTTAAAAAAAGCATAAAAAAAGGCTGGAATAAAATATTCCAGCCTTGAAAGTATATGATAAATTAAATTCTAATATTAGAATGAATATTTAACGTATAATCTTCCTCTATTTCCTAAATCTTGTGATTTAACAGAACCTGCTTTCTTTTCAGCAACACCATATCTGATATAACCCATGAAGTTTTTACTCATTTGGTAAGTTAACTGTGCATAAGTTTCATCATATTTAGTTTTTTCTGTAGCAGTTGAAGTAGCTTTATATTTAGCTTGAGCATAGTTTGCAGAAACATGTAAGCTTGGTAATACTTGCGCACCAAAAACAACATTGTAATAATCTGCATCTATTAGAGTATTTGCATTTACTCCCCATGCTGAAATAGAAGTAGCTGCATCACTATCAAGTGCAACAGTTCCACCTTGTTTATCTGTAGCAGCATAAGCTAGTTTTGCGTTAAAGATACCCATTTTAGCAGTTAAAGTAGTTTGTAATAAGTTATTATCAGTATCAGATTTATCTAAGTCTAAAGAAGTATATCTTACATCAGCACCTAAAGTAACTGCATCTAAGTCAAATGAAGCATTTGCATCAAGTGTATATGTATCAAAAGATTCATCCATATCTAAGTACCAAGCACTTAAAGAAACAGGACCAACTTTAGCCATGATACCAGCAGTATAAATATCTCTTCCACCAAATTGACCAGCAGAATTACCATTTAAAGTTGTAACATCACCACTATCACCTAAGTTAGTTTGGTTAAAGTAAGCACCAGCTAAAGTAACAGGTCCAAGAGTACTTAAAGCTAAGATACCAGTACCAGTTTGTTCATTTCCAAAACTATCAGTAGCAACAGTCCATGGAGTAGTTAAACCTTGTTTACCAACGATTACTGTAGTATTAGCAATACCTGTATAAGCAAAGTTAGCATTTGTAATTTGAACAGTAAGGTTTGCATCACCATCACTTGATGTATTTAAACTTGCTACATCACTTGCATTATTCCCTGAACCAGCTAGTATTCTTACATTTGCAGTTACATCATCGTTAACTTTTGATTTTAATGTAGTTGCAATTTTGTAACCATTTGTAGTTTTATCTTGATCAGCACCTGTACTACTTAGTACTTTATCTTTTGCATCATCATATCTATAAACCATAGTTCCTGAAACATCTACATTTTTGATAGCTTCAGCTAATGGTTGTGCACTTGCAGTTGTACCAGCTACAGCGATTGCAGCTATTAAACTCATTTTTACGAATTTTTTCATTTGATCTCCTGAAAGGGTTATTTTTTAAATCAGTTCCTCGGACGCGCGAACAATCTTCTTGTATAAATACTTGAAAGATACTTTCCGATTCACCGTTGCGAAAATTTTACATGCTTTAAAATTAAAGTTTTCTTAATTTGAAGGTTTTTGAGTAATTTAATCTATTATTTTAAGTTTTATTTATAAAAAAGCCATATTTTATAGGCTAACGCTTACTTTGCAGTTAGGCAAAATATCTGGCTTTTGGATGGTTAAATTTAGTTTTTTTATGCAATATTTATCTTTTAAGTGTTTTTTCAAATTTAAAAGTGCATCTTCTATCAACTCAAATTTATTTTTTTTCATTAGATTTTCAATATCAGATGCTACTTTAGAGTAATCAATGAATTCAG
This portion of the Arcobacter nitrofigilis DSM 7299 genome encodes:
- a CDS encoding c-type cytochrome, with amino-acid sequence MNLIKPLSILTFLISSSFAQTTMCYKQNHSDFSTIESTKLDGGLCAGKKSLNDMKKDGWITSDIKIDGNNYIYILKKDVPTVDNIDMQALENQIIKRLEQKDIESNKMAIMEKRAKMSISGKNFYIKKCQFCHGKNGEEKPGQSRAIDQLSLFDFMTTIRDYNTSSYNRGTAFQMIPYAGIMDKNDINNVYIYLQSINQKDEKKTKSN
- a CDS encoding major outer membrane protein, which translates into the protein MKKFVKMSLIAAIAVAGTTASAQPLAEAIKNVDVSGTMVYRYDDAKDKVLSSTGADQDKTTNGYKIATTLKSKVNDDVTANVRILAGSGNNASDVASLNTSSDGDANLTVQITNANFAYTGIANTTVIVGKQGLTTPWTVATDSFGNEQTGTGILALSTLGPVTLAGAYFNQTNLGDSGDVTTLNGNSAGQFGGRDIYTAGIMAKVGPVSLSAWYLDMDESFDTYTLDANASFDLDAVTLGADVRYTSLDLDKSDTDNNLLQTTLTAKMGIFNAKLAYAATDKQGGTVALDSDAATSISAWGVNANTLIDADYYNVVFGAQVLPSLHVSANYAQAKYKATSTATEKTKYDETYAQLTYQMSKNFMGYIRYGVAEKKAGSVKSQDLGNRGRLYVKYSF
- a CDS encoding dihydroneopterin aldolase; its protein translation is MKVKIEDLTFDCIIGILPFEREKEQRVIINCSFSYNFTNSEFIDYSKVASDIENLMKKNKFELIEDALLNLKKHLKDKYCIKKLNLTIQKPDILPNCKVSVSL